The genomic window gaaaataaattaaaccaaatatgtatttatacacaaatacattggtggataattttagtggctgattttgatatacaaataatatttctcttttagaatttaattttgatgcagtTTATTAATGTAATACacgtacattaaaattaaattttaaacatGACAAATCATCTAAcagtttttaattatcaattttgtATAAAATCTGCATGTGAATCCCCACTATATCATTAAAGACATTACTCATTAACAAGTAAACCTGCAAATAAAATTCAGATATACAACAAATTAGTTTTTAATCTTTCTGATATCATATCAACTTCATACCAAGAATAATTGACACTTGATTTGTGAATGAGAATTGAAGGTATTGATTGGGTGCGATGGTATAAAGTCGGTGGTTGCAAAGTGGTTAGGGTTCAGGGGAACCTCTTTCACAGGCAGATATTGTGTGAGGGGTTGTTTTAATAATAATGATGGGCATCGGCTTCAACccagtttcatgcatttctttggGAAAGGCTTTCGTTCTGGTTTTCTCCCCTGTGATAACAAAACCGTCTACTGGTTTTTGACTTGGACTCCAAATAACGAAGGTCAATTATATACattactctttctctttcttcattccaTTCATTGCTTCTATGAATCAGTAGCTTCTTCTGAGAACAGAACATGTATGTCCTTATTGATCATAGTGTGTTTTGAATGCTTTTCAAGTCTCTTTATTTATATGTggaaatataattttaataactaaataaatagttTTATTAGAACGGATTTCATACataattttaagaataaattgaAGTACAAGAGTTGGCATTGTATTAATTTAGCAGTGTGCTCATCATCTAATTAATTTAACAAACAGAATTGGAGATGGCAAAGAGCCCAAATAAAATGAAGCAATTTGTATTGAGCAAGCTTGAGAAAGCACCAAGTGATATTAGAAGCATCATAGAAAAAACAGAACCAGAAGATATATTCACAGCTCCATTGAAATATAGACCTCAATGGGAGCTTATAAGAGGAAACATTAGCAAAGGTAATGTTTGTGTTGCTGGAGATGCATTTCACCCAATGGCCCCTGACCTTGGCCAAGGTGGTTGCTGTTCCTTAGAAGATGCTGTTGTTTTGGCCAGGTGTGTTGCTCAGGTCTTCAACAGAAAGAATAATGATTATGATAATAAtattggagaagaaaaagaaaaggatctTTACAAAAGAGTTGAGGCTGCATTGGAGAAATATGCAAATGAGAGAAAATGGAGAAGCATTGATATTAGTGTTACATCTTTGGTGGTGGGTTTTATTCAGCAGGGTGATTTGGATTTTGTGTCCCATTTAAGGGACAAATATTTGGCTTCATTTTTAGCTCATTTGATGGTCAACAAGTCAGATTTTGACTGTGGTAGACTAAACATTGTCACCCCTTACTCTTAGCTAGCGTTTATTTTTTGAGATTAATACTCACTACTGTATTTGATTGTCaaatattaaaactaaaattttagtcataaaatacaaaattttaatcttttatttttaaaaagtaaaaatacaaaaaattaaaattttttaagatagaaattgaaattataataatatttttttaaatatttttatttaattttaattctaaatatATTACACTACAACAAATCCTTAAGATAGCGACGGATATAATTTAGTCTAATCTATTAAATACTAAACACAATATAAAATCTtaatttaatttagtctcagtctCTTTTCTAAACACAATATTAGAGAGATACATGAATAATGTGAAAAAATatgcaattatttttttatttttagtataatATAGTGGTGTGTTTTTGAACTTGTTTAATCAAATTAAAAGGTGTATCTAATTTATGATATTTTAACAATGGATGGTATTTAATTGAATCTAGCTGTGATGTGCAGGTGTACCAATATCTAATTAGTTTGAGTTTAATTGAAGTAAGTTATTATCATCATAGTTGCTGTTTATACATTGTCCCAAATTATAATGTCAGgtttaataaagacacaaagttcACTTTAAAGGATGACCTCTATCGAATATCTGACCTCTTTGAGAGGTCGAATACGACGAAAGTGACCGGCTTGTACTTATAATTAGAGCTGGCAATTTATATCCTATTACGGGTATCTAATCCAAACCAATCCATTCGAGTAGGATTGTCTACTCTACCCGTtgtgggtagggtagggtgcggTACGAGTCCTGGGAGTAAGGTAAGGTAAGGTACGGGTTCAGGGTATACCATATCCTATCCTACTCGCACccctaatatattatataatatatatgtaaaaattatgtatgtagtgaagaaagtgagTGTTGAACCCACAATCTTTTTCTTATAGAAACTTGAAATAACCATTAAACTAAttgatgatcatattatttgtaattttatgttagatttctttaagattttattatttttaattttaatttggacttagttttttattttctattttattcatatgtatgaaatttggaatggttgaattttatatttgtttgaaatttttttatttttctgcgggtagagttagggttgagaaattctcaacccgcgggtagggtagggtttagaactttagggtgcgagtagggttagggttgagaaattctcaacccgcgggtagggtagagtagaattttaaaaaagttttcaatccgcgggtagggttagggtaaaATCCAAATCCTACCCTACCCTATCCATTGCCAGCCATACTTATAATAAGTAACTGTCTCCTCAAATCTCTCTTACTATCTTTATCTCATCTAAAAGATAAGATCTCAACAAACTCCTAAGATATAAGAAAAGATAGAATTACTCCAACAAAAGTGGTTATCTACTCTACGATAAATACACTGGCACCCCCAAGTATGACACatgttctaatctactaaaaacctgcatAAAACcatccttgctaacttaagcatcaaagTCTCTTACAAGTACTACCCCACCTCTTCACGAAAAACTCGAACAATCAACACCTCAACATCAACAAATCACACGTTATCATACAAAGAAATCTGACCTTTACGTTCAAGTCCAAATCAATATTTCAGAATTTAGATAATTCCTGATTCCTGAAACAGTTGTCAATTGATCAACTATGAAATAAGGTTATTAAACTTATGCCAAGATCATATAAACTAGTTAacatattttagttaaaaaataatatctatatTTCTACACAattagctaaataatatctatatatcaCTAACAATATTGGGATTTTTTTAAtcaacattttaaaaaaaaagtgccAAAATAGTGTAAAGAAACAGAAACAAATTAAATGCTGTTCATCATTAAAACAAATGctaactttatatatatatatatatgtgtaggTTAAGTACTAATTTTGTCTTTAAGGTCTAAGGtaaaaatcaaattcgtcccgagcctttttttgttattaaaatcatccccaacgCTCAGAAATGCTTTAAAATCATCCTCCTCTCcataaaacaaaatttttggaCACTTTTGCCCTTTTAGTTGTTACTGGCAGTTGAGCTTTTAATGAataaagtttatttatttatttatttatttttataactgGTTGGTTGGAGAGGGTTGGGATTAAATCAAAATCTCATCCCTAACCAACGTAACAGAGCAGCTGCTAGGGTTCGCGAAGCTGGGTGGAGCCATGGATGCTGAGAGCTCACGGTCGTCTCATCGTCTGCGTAGAAGAGGGGGACATGGTGAGAGACCCGTGCTAAGAATTTCGGGAACGAAGAACAACCTTGGGCGACGATTTTGGGCTGTGTCTACTATGAggttcattttttaaatttttgttggtGATTGATGGCAATGTTTTGTTTGTTCTGGGTATTGATTTTGGTGGGATGCTGTAGATCAAAGAAGAGTATGAGTTCTT from Arachis ipaensis cultivar K30076 chromosome B09, Araip1.1, whole genome shotgun sequence includes these protein-coding regions:
- the LOC107617311 gene encoding uncharacterized protein LOC107617311, whose amino-acid sequence is MEMIVEDIVIVGAGIAGLATSLGLHRLGVASLVLESSEKLRVDGFGLTTWTNAWKALDALAVGHILRPQHLRLTKNVTTSLIMVQETSTTSLRGTAKHCGDIEVRCVLRQLMVEALANELPNGTVRFSSKLIAIEDSGFSKILHLQDGTTIKTKVLIGCDGIKSVVAKWLGFRGTSFTGRYCVRGCFNNNDGHRLQPSFMHFFGKGFRSGFLPCDNKTVYWFLTWTPNNEELEMAKSPNKMKQFVLSKLEKAPSDIRSIIEKTEPEDIFTAPLKYRPQWELIRGNISKGNVCVAGDAFHPMAPDLGQGGCCSLEDAVVLARCVAQVFNRKNNDYDNNIGEEKEKDLYKRVEAALEKYANERKWRSIDISVTSLVVGFIQQGDLDFVSHLRDKYLASFLAHLMVNKSDFDCGRLNIVTPYS